Within Desulfobacter sp., the genomic segment CGTTGAAATAACCAGGAAGTTCGCCCAAAATGATCAATCCTGAAATGACCATTGAAGACCTAAGACAGGAAGCGCAGCAGCTGCAAAAGGAGTTGACCGAGCACAGCTACCGTTACCACGTGCTGGATGACCCCGTTATTGATGATGCTGCCTATGATATGATGCTCAAACGCCTGGTGGCGCTGGAAGAGCAGTATCCCGAGCTGTGCACCCCCGACTCCCCCACCCGACGGGTGGGGGCACCGCCCCTTGCTGAATTTGAAACGGCTGCCCATTCCGTTCCCATGCTCAGCCTGGATAACGGGTTCTCCGATGAGGATATTCTGGCCTTTCACCAGCGGAATATCAAATCCTTGGGGGCAAGGGAATTAAATTATACCGCAGAGCCCAAACTGGACGGGGTGGCTGTGGAACTGACCTATGAAGACGGGGTACTGGTTCTGGCCACCACCAGGGGCGACGGCACCACAGGGGAGGTCATCACCGACAATATCCGGACCATCAATGCCGTTCCCTTAAGGCTCCAAAAAGGGGCAGGGCCCATCCCGGAGTTCATTGAGGTGCGCGGGGAGGTTATTATCAGGCAGGCTGATTTTGCGGCCCTGAACAAAGCCCGCCTCCGCAACGGTGAAGCGCCCTTTGCCAACCCCAGGAATGCGGCCGCCGGCTCGTTGCGGCAGCTGGATTCAAAAATTACCGCAGGCCGTCCCTTGACCATTTTTGTCTATGGACTTGGCCTTGCCCGGGGGCTGGCCTTCAAGTCCCAGGGGGAGATGCTGGAACGGGTGAAGCAATTCGGTTTCCCGGTAAACCCCAATATCCGCTCGAATATAAAGATCAAAGAGGTGCTTGAACATTACCGCCGCCTTGTTGAGATGCGGCCTGCACTGGACTATGAAATAGACGGCATGGTCATTAAAGTTGACGAACTGGCCATGCAGGCGGCCCTGGGAGAAAAGGTCAAAAGCCCCAGGTGGGCCATCGCCTATAAGTTTCCCCCGACCGAAAAGACCACCCGGATCAATGATATCGTCATCCAGGTCGGCCGAACCGGCACCCTGACTCCGGTGGCGGTGCTGGAACCCGTAAACGTGGGCGGCGTTGTGGTATCCAGGGCAACCCTTCACAATGCCGATGAGATCAAGCGCAAGGATATCCGTATCGGTGACAGGGCGCTGGTAACCCGGGCCGGGGACGTCATTCCCAAGGTGGTAAAGGTCTTTCCCCAGGAACGTAAAGGAAATGAAAAGCCGTTTGTCATGCCCGGCACCTGCCCGGAATGCGGTAGTGCGGCACACCGGTCAGAGGAGGAAGCCGCAGTGAAATGCGTCAATGCCGCCTGTCCGGCCCAGTTCAAGGAACGGGTCCGCCATTTTGTCTCCAAAAAAGGGATGGATATTGACGGGCTGGGCAAGAAACTGGTGGACCAGCTGGCCGAACAGGGGCTTGTGGCCTCTTTTGCGGATCTTTTCAGGCTGGACCTGGTGAAGCTGATCTCCCTTGAGCGAATGGGTGAAAAGTCAGCATCCAATCTTCTGGCAGCCATTGAGAAGGCCAAAAGGGTTGACATGCCCAGGTTTGTTTTTGCATTGGGGATTGATCACACCGGCGAGAATGCTGCCAGGCTGCTGGCCCAGCGGTTTGAAACCATTGAGGCGTTGATGGATGCGGACTATCTGGCCATTGAATCCATCCACGGCATGGGAGAAAAAACTGCCCATGCCGTTACCCGCTTCTTTTCAATCCCTGAGAACAGGGCGGTGCTCCGGGAAATGGCAGCGGCCGGCGTGGTGATTCACAACACCCTTTACGGGGGGGCAGATCGTAACACAGACCAGGGAAAATCCCACGTATTTGCCGGAAAAACAGTAGTCCTCACCGGAACCCTGACCCTGTTCAAGCGTGCCGACGCCAAAGAAAAATTACTGGCGCTGGGGGCCAAGGTCACCGGATCAGTTTCCGCCAAAACCGATTACCTCATCGCCGGTGAAAAGGCCGGTTCCAAGTTGAAAAAGGCAGAAGGGTTGAATGTGCCGGTTCTGGATGAAGAAAAATTCAAAACCATGCTGGAGGGAGGCGCCTGATACGCCTTTCCCCCGGCGTCATCCGTATCCCGAAATTAATCTTTAAAAAAAGAATTCTGGCCCGTGGTTTCGAGGACCGACTGCCACAGCCTGCCCCGTGGGTCCATCTTTTTACGCCGGCCGGCCGAGGCATCCATGGGCACATGGACGTAATGGTTGTTCCAGAAGGATATGAGCAGATTTGTCTTTCCGGCCATGCCGGCATGGACCGCATCCCGGCCCAGAAGACCGCAGAAAACCGAGTCGTTGGCATTGGCGGGCAGGCTGCGGATAATATAGGAAGGGTCAATATATTTCAGGGAAATGGGAATATCCTTTGATTTAAAATATTGTATTATCTTGTCTTTTAGAAATAAACCGATATCCTTTAGTTTTACATTTCCAGAGGCATCGAACTCCGTATCCGTGTCATCAAAAAAATTCTGACCCGCCCCTTCGGCAACCACAATCACCGCATGTTTTCGTTTGATGAGCCGCCGCTCCAGGGCCTGGAGAAAACCGTTTTTGCCGTATAGGAAGATTTCCTCTTCGGGTATGAGCACAAAATTGGCGTCGGGCTGGGCCAGGGCTGCGGTGGCGGCCAGAAATCCAGAATGG encodes:
- the ligA gene encoding NAD-dependent DNA ligase LigA; the encoded protein is MINPEMTIEDLRQEAQQLQKELTEHSYRYHVLDDPVIDDAAYDMMLKRLVALEEQYPELCTPDSPTRRVGAPPLAEFETAAHSVPMLSLDNGFSDEDILAFHQRNIKSLGARELNYTAEPKLDGVAVELTYEDGVLVLATTRGDGTTGEVITDNIRTINAVPLRLQKGAGPIPEFIEVRGEVIIRQADFAALNKARLRNGEAPFANPRNAAAGSLRQLDSKITAGRPLTIFVYGLGLARGLAFKSQGEMLERVKQFGFPVNPNIRSNIKIKEVLEHYRRLVEMRPALDYEIDGMVIKVDELAMQAALGEKVKSPRWAIAYKFPPTEKTTRINDIVIQVGRTGTLTPVAVLEPVNVGGVVVSRATLHNADEIKRKDIRIGDRALVTRAGDVIPKVVKVFPQERKGNEKPFVMPGTCPECGSAAHRSEEEAAVKCVNAACPAQFKERVRHFVSKKGMDIDGLGKKLVDQLAEQGLVASFADLFRLDLVKLISLERMGEKSASNLLAAIEKAKRVDMPRFVFALGIDHTGENAARLLAQRFETIEALMDADYLAIESIHGMGEKTAHAVTRFFSIPENRAVLREMAAAGVVIHNTLYGGADRNTDQGKSHVFAGKTVVLTGTLTLFKRADAKEKLLALGAKVTGSVSAKTDYLIAGEKAGSKLKKAEGLNVPVLDEEKFKTMLEGGA